The following nucleotide sequence is from uncultured Roseateles sp..
CTGTCGTCAGCGCCGCCACGGCCATGCCCAGCATGCCGAAGAAATTGCCGCGTATCGAGGTGGTCGGGTGTGACAGGCCCTTCAGCGCCTGGATGAAGCAGATGCTGGCGAACAGGTAGAGCAGCGTGACGAGATTGAGACTCATGGCTTGCCTCCTGCGGCCTTCTTGTCCTTCTTCTTGAACATCTCCAGCATTCGTCGCGTCACCAGAAAGCCGCCGAACACATTGACGGCAGCCAGCGCCACGGCCAGGGTGCCCATGGCCTTGCCCAGGTCGGTTTCGGTGAGGGCCGCGGCCAGC
It contains:
- a CDS encoding NAD(P) transhydrogenase subunit alpha; translation: MDIVSPTVTNLIIFVLAIYVGYHVVWNVTPALHTPLMAVTNAISAIVIVGAMLAAALTETDLGKAMGTLAVALAAVNVFGGFLVTRRMLEMFKKKDKKAAGGKP